The Prunus dulcis chromosome 5, ALMONDv2, whole genome shotgun sequence genomic sequence TGAGTTACAAACGGATGCAAGAATGTGATTCATGTAGCATTGGTCATCAATATATTGGAAGcccaaaatcaattttcaCGTTATTATTTAGGTGCATGTCTAGTTTTTATGATGATCAATCTTAATCGGTTAGTTTCAAAGGAATTAAGATagagtttttactttttagaaTACATAGACGACTTTAATCGAATACCTTGATGTCAGGCCTTAGGTGGTTATGCCATCTCTCTCTACACTGCTTGCCAATCCTTCCGGGCAACATTTGGGCAATATGAGACCATTTTCTCACTCCATATTGTTCAACCAGTTGAATTAAGAGCCTGTTTTGACAACCATATACAAGAGCAAATTAGTATAAGAGATCTAAAATTAGCCAAAATGCAGCCATATTGATCTACTGCAACTAAAATTTTGATCTTTGTACCTATCTTCTTCAATTGTCCACTGGCCCTTGACTACATTTGACTTCTTCCGACCTTTGTAAGTGGACCCTCTTGTTAATGTGGACACTCTGCTCTTACCATTCATGccaaattttttgtaataCCCATTTTGATCTGTATTGTTAATGCATGAGACTTCATCTGGCACCACAAAATTCATGGGTTTAATATCTTGGTAATCCAAGGGCAGGAAATTAGTTGCACTCCTATGAGATGAGCCCATCAAATAATCAAGTGGATTTGATGTGTGAGTTGGGAAATTCAAGTACCCTGAACCACTTTGAAAGTTGTCCAAGACTTGACCATGTCCCATATTTGTTTCTGCATTAAGAGGCTTACACTCATAAAATTTAACATCTGTAGTTGAAGCTTCAAATGTGTAAGTTGTGTCATTGTAAGGATCAAAACATGGGTTTTGGACCCCAAACATGGGATTTGATGAAGACCCATTAACCTGAAACTGGTGATCAAGATGGTGAAAATCTTGAAGGTAATTATAATTACcctttgatgatgatgaagaagctTCAAAGGGAAACTCATCTTTCATGTTGTGGAGTTTCATCATGTAGTTGTCAGGGACAAGTAGTGGAACTTGGGAGGCAAGCTTTTCCCTGAGCTTGTTAAACTCCATTACAGATTTTTCAGCAGTTGAAATTTAGTACCAGGGAAATGGGCAGCTACTGTGTTGGGAGCTGTCCCCCATTGTACTCTTCTTTGCTTAATAGGTGAGGGAGGAAAAGCATTTATTGTACAGATAGATCATGACCGTTGATTCAACATAATCTAATGGTCATGGTTGCTTAGCCTAGCTTTTTTTCACCCTAAGGCTTTTATTTGT encodes the following:
- the LOC117629100 gene encoding transcription factor MYB98-like; its protein translation is MEFNKLREKLASQVPLLVPDNYMMKLHNMKDEFPFEASSSSSKGNYNYLQDFHHLDHQFQVNGSSSNPMFGVQNPCFDPYNDTTYTFEASTTDVKFYECKPLNAETNMGHGQVLDNFQSGSGYLNFPTHTSNPLDYLMGSSHRSATNFLPLDYQDIKPMNFVVPDEVSCINNTDQNGYYKKFGMNGKSRVSTLTRGSTYKGRKKSNVVKGQWTIEEDRLLIQLVEQYGVRKWSHIAQMLPGRIGKQCRERWHNHLRPDIKKDTWSEEEDKILIQAHAEIGNKWAEIAKRLPGRTENSIKNHWNATKRRQYSKRKCRSKYPRGSLLQEYIKSLNLDSTGSSTGRQRKNKSGNNSATSPNNMAPSSTESHTQQTQNNVGFSCANDRLVPNYDFNEDPDFCFDDNMFQEGCSIDSLLDDIPCAPVLGENNDDFDGKIMAQASVVADEEKDFEMEMQVDVDVGPVMESSEVKKELDLVEMISQVN